A window from Deltaproteobacteria bacterium encodes these proteins:
- a CDS encoding response regulator, which produces MSNDFIGNVKGEPSDGDRKVILVADDSHLVRSIVVQSLRSEFDVLQAENGRQVLDILQTRTVDLLILDLAMPVMDGRETLKLLRKSGNGTPVIVLTGEVRTSVIGEVLMEGVEDYVLKPVTPAEIRRKVRVVLKLETEEIDRPESDILLVDPVPVVAKKLKRHLPRDIEIKQAHDFSAAVEACRAFKFKVILVDMQIPEIGGAGLASQLRILQPGISVFGLYVRDINTGKADVLHNGFDGHLFKPFESSRVKELLKSNLGRAVAEPVSVEANKIILNDYPRPKEQRQAYAVRLRQESIDGVKIIAGACFETVILDLSIPPPREILLSYLVYLHRACSNIGLSIFVVADDEVKNLIKTTGDTASLEVFETLPEAEARTAEIEEFEEDETEEDETEEDETEEDETE; this is translated from the coding sequence ATGAGTAATGACTTTATTGGGAACGTAAAAGGTGAGCCGAGCGATGGTGACCGTAAGGTCATTCTGGTTGCCGATGATTCCCACTTGGTTCGCTCTATCGTCGTTCAAAGCCTAAGATCTGAGTTTGATGTTCTACAAGCCGAGAACGGTCGCCAGGTTTTGGATATCCTACAGACTCGAACAGTTGATTTATTGATCTTGGATCTCGCCATGCCGGTGATGGATGGCCGAGAGACACTCAAGCTGCTTCGAAAGTCGGGTAACGGCACGCCCGTTATTGTACTGACAGGCGAGGTCCGCACGTCGGTTATCGGCGAAGTCTTGATGGAAGGCGTTGAAGATTACGTTTTGAAGCCCGTGACCCCAGCTGAAATCAGACGCAAAGTTCGGGTTGTATTGAAGCTGGAAACTGAAGAGATCGACCGCCCGGAGTCGGATATTCTTTTGGTAGATCCGGTTCCCGTTGTGGCAAAGAAACTGAAGCGACATCTCCCTAGAGATATCGAGATAAAGCAGGCGCATGATTTCTCAGCTGCGGTTGAGGCATGCCGTGCGTTTAAATTTAAAGTCATTCTGGTTGATATGCAGATTCCGGAAATTGGCGGTGCGGGTCTTGCCTCGCAGCTGCGTATTCTTCAGCCTGGTATATCCGTATTTGGGTTGTATGTTCGCGACATCAATACCGGCAAAGCCGACGTCTTACATAACGGCTTTGACGGCCACCTGTTTAAGCCTTTCGAGTCGAGTAGAGTTAAAGAGTTACTGAAATCGAATCTGGGGCGGGCGGTTGCGGAACCGGTCAGCGTTGAAGCCAACAAGATTATTTTGAACGATTACCCACGACCTAAGGAGCAGCGCCAAGCCTATGCGGTACGTCTGAGACAAGAGTCGATCGATGGGGTGAAGATCATTGCGGGTGCATGTTTTGAAACGGTGATTCTCGATTTATCCATTCCTCCGCCACGCGAAATTTTATTGAGCTACTTGGTTTATCTCCACCGCGCTTGTTCGAATATCGGACTATCCATTTTTGTGGTGGCGGATGACGAGGTTAAAAACCTTATCAAGACAACAGGGGATACAGCCTCATTGGAAGTCTTTGAGACTCTGCCAGAAGCCGAGGCTCGGACCGCAGAGATTGAAGAATTTGAAGAAGACGAAACAGAAGAAGACGAAACAGAAGAAGACGAAACAGAAGAAGACGAAACAGAGTAA